A genomic region of Drosophila kikkawai strain 14028-0561.14 chromosome X, DkikHiC1v2, whole genome shotgun sequence contains the following coding sequences:
- the fd3F gene encoding serine/threonine-protein kinase pakB isoform X2: MIVNMPVNGAAGSATNNNNNNNNSQATNQNNGGAPGDYGHFLKRKYEEEQELALGHDYEAIEANPWKKRHLDYDAGDLQFHLQLEPPPTAHNTPTSGVAAAAPSSSSFINDLFAYDSSLLVPAATATVAAGGGAYSHCPPANVPLEDNGGWTGGELLELDHRYNSGLQAELGHLNATLPPPPPPQPQQNQQNNQNPSQNPSQNPSHNPSHNPSQNLSHNPSQNLSQSSSQNPSQNPHQNQNFLVPQKQRILTAGRRTSSGSSSGTGSVAGPGTDASEADFEDKNLSWLLNFKFDEFPHLSPHQALGLPAEGSSTPTATTVSTSPCSSASPTSSASASATAAGSSHSLGSTVIDQQQQQQRVRSPKSCANTGMATLAGAGDAGGGGVGNGAGGAAAGGSVGSTKTGRKFEELVMEVTSELDGNDMIVAEHVVVEDTTSKAPKKPPFTYTELIEYALEDKGELTVSGIYQWISDRFPYYKSNDDRWKNSVRHNLSINPHFRKGVKAPQGAGHLWAISSGDSAENVLAWEHKKQRLDLFFKMESINRERIQQHQQQMQQQQQQQQQQQQHHQHQQQQQQHNCHSPQQQHATQQHATSGNNCLYDEAAVAAATLTQEMLQQQGPGGNGSDSSQHHSNHHHHQQQQQHQQQQQRLLPFNDLLSDDELRKTAGQILNGIHREVEVQSVNSIISTYHDVLLDNDYLNPIHKDVVVTESGLRQQHGHLGHSLGQSSSSSQYYITEIDPMELGIQMSHQVEPSEEEVLFSDEFNLNYFGYNPGSDIVA, encoded by the exons ATGATTGTCAACATGCCTGTCAATGGCGCGGCAGGCAGTGCgaccaacaacaataacaacaacaacaatagccaGGCCACAAATCAGAACAATGGAGGAGCACCTGGTGACTATGGCCACTTCCTCAAGCGAAAgtacgaggaggagcaggaactGGCCTTGGGTCACGACTACGAGGCCATCGAGGCGAATCCTTGGAAGAAACGTCACCTGGACTATGATGCCGGCGATCTGCAATTCCATTTGCAGCTGGAACCGCCGCCCACGGCTCATAATACGCCCACATCTGgcgttgccgctgccgctccctcctcttcctccttcATCAACGATCTGTTTGCCTACGACAGCAGTCTTCTGGTGCCCGCCGCCACAGCCACCGTTGCCGCCGGCGGCGGAGCCTATTCCCATTGTCCGCCGGCAAATGTACCGCTGGAGGATAACGGCGGCTGGACGGGCGGTGAACTGCTGGAGCTGGATCATCGTTACAACTCGGGACTGCAGGCGGAGTTGGGTCACCTGAATGCCAccttgccgccgccgccaccgccgcagCCACAACAGAATCAACAGAACAACCAGAATCCAAGCCAGAACCCAAGTCAAAATCCTAGCCACAATCCAAGTCACAATCCCAGCCAGAATTTAAGTCACAATCCTAGCCAGAATCTAAGTCAGAGTTCCAGCCAGAATCCCAGCCAGAATCCCCATCAAAACCAAAACTTTTTGGTGCCCCAAAAGCAGCGGATATTGACGGCAGGCAGGCGCACCTCCTCGGGCTCCAGCTCGGGCACTGGCTCGGTGGCGGGCCCAGGAACCGATGCCTCCGAGGCAGACTTTGAGGACAAGAATCTCTCCTGGTTGCTCAACTTCAAGTTCGATGAGTTTCCTCACCTGTCGCCGCACCAGGCATTGGGACTGCCGGCGGAGGGCAGTTCTACGCCGACGGCAACGACGGTCAGCACATCGCCCTGTAGTTCTGCATCGCCCACatcctcagcctcagcctcagccacGGCAGCCGGCTCAAGCCATTCCCTGGGATCGACGGTGAtagatcagcagcagcagcagcagcgagttAGATCGCCCAAAAGCTGCGCCAACACGGGGATGGCTACGCTGGCGGGGGCAGGCGATGCAGGAGGAGGTGGTGTTGGTAATGGTGCTggtggagcagctgctggagGAAGTGTGGGATCCACAAAAACGGGACGCAAGTTCGAGGAGCTGGTCATGGAGGTCACCTCGGAGTTGGACGGTAACGATATGATTGTCGCCGAGCATGTGGTCGTCGAGGATACAACGTCCAAGGC GCCAAAGAAACCACCGTTCACCTACACGGAGCTCATCGAATACGCCCTCGAGGACAAGGGTGAGCTGACTGTGTCGGGCATATACCAATGGATATC cgATCGCTTTCCCTATTACAAATCAAACGATGACCGCTGGAAAAACTCGGTGCGACACAATCTCTCCATAAATCCGCATTTTCGCAAGGGCGTTAAGGCGCCCCAAGGTGCTGGCCACCTGTGGGCCATTTCCAGTGGGGATTCCGCTGAAAATGTCCTGGCCTGGGAGCAt AAGAAGCAGCGTTTGGATTTGTTCTTTAAAATGGAGTCCATCAATCGGGAGCGCATtcaacagcatcagcagcagatgcagcagcagcagcaacaacaacagcagcagcagcaacaccatcaacatcagcagcagcagcagcaacacaatTGCCACTctccacagcagcagcatgcaaCGCAGCAACATGCAACTTCCGGCAACAATTGCCTGTATGATGAGGCGGCCGTGGCTGCTGCCACGCTTACCCAGGagatgctgcagcagcaggggCCAGGAGGCAATGGAAGCGATAGCTCCCAGCATCACAGcaaccatcatcatcatcagcagcagcagcagcatcaacaacagcagcagcggttgCTGCCCTTCAATGATCTCCTGAGCGACGATGAGCTGCGAAAGACTGCAGGTCAGATCCTTAATGGAATACATCGCGAGGTGGAGGTTCAGTCGGTGAACTCCATCATCAGTACCTATCACGATGTCTTGCTGGATAATG ACTATCTCAATCCCATACACAAGGACGTGGTGGTCACGGAAAGTGGTCTAAGACAACAACATGGCCATCTGGGCCATAGTCTGGgccaaagcagcagcagctcgcaATACTACATCACCGAGATTGATCCCATGGAGCTGGGCATACAGATGTCCCATCAGGTGGAGCCCTCCGAGGAGGAGGTGCTCTTCAGTgatgaatttaatttgaattactTTGGCTATAATCCTGGCAGTGATATTGTCGCCTGA
- the fd3F gene encoding serine/threonine-protein kinase pakB isoform X1, producing MIVNMPVNGAAGSATNNNNNNNNSQATNQNNGGAPGDYGHFLKRKYEEEQELALGHDYEAIEANPWKKRHLDYDAGDLQFHLQLEPPPTAHNTPTSGVAAAAPSSSSFINDLFAYDSSLLVPAATATVAAGGGAYSHCPPANVPLEDNGGWTGGELLELDHRYNSGLQAELGHLNATLPPPPPPQPQQNQQNNQNPSQNPSQNPSHNPSHNPSQNLSHNPSQNLSQSSSQNPSQNPHQNQNFLVPQKQRILTAGRRTSSGSSSGTGSVAGPGTDASEADFEDKNLSWLLNFKFDEFPHLSPHQALGLPAEGSSTPTATTVSTSPCSSASPTSSASASATAAGSSHSLGSTVIDQQQQQQRVRSPKSCANTGMATLAGAGDAGGGGVGNGAGGAAAGGSVGSTKTGRKFEELVMEVTSELDGNDMIVAEHVVVEDTTSKAPKKPPFTYTELIEYALEDKGELTVSGIYQWISDRFPYYKSNDDRWKNSVRHNLSINPHFRKGVKAPQGAGHLWAISSGDSAENVLAWEHKKQRLDLFFKMESINRERIQQHQQQMQQQQQQQQQQQQHHQHQQQQQQHNCHSPQQQHATQQHATSGNNCLYDEAAVAAATLTQEMLQQQGPGGNGSDSSQHHSNHHHHQQQQQHQQQQQRLLPFNDLLSDDELRKTAGQILNGIHREVEVQSVNSIISTYHDVLLDNEDYLNPIHKDVVVTESGLRQQHGHLGHSLGQSSSSSQYYITEIDPMELGIQMSHQVEPSEEEVLFSDEFNLNYFGYNPGSDIVA from the exons ATGATTGTCAACATGCCTGTCAATGGCGCGGCAGGCAGTGCgaccaacaacaataacaacaacaacaatagccaGGCCACAAATCAGAACAATGGAGGAGCACCTGGTGACTATGGCCACTTCCTCAAGCGAAAgtacgaggaggagcaggaactGGCCTTGGGTCACGACTACGAGGCCATCGAGGCGAATCCTTGGAAGAAACGTCACCTGGACTATGATGCCGGCGATCTGCAATTCCATTTGCAGCTGGAACCGCCGCCCACGGCTCATAATACGCCCACATCTGgcgttgccgctgccgctccctcctcttcctccttcATCAACGATCTGTTTGCCTACGACAGCAGTCTTCTGGTGCCCGCCGCCACAGCCACCGTTGCCGCCGGCGGCGGAGCCTATTCCCATTGTCCGCCGGCAAATGTACCGCTGGAGGATAACGGCGGCTGGACGGGCGGTGAACTGCTGGAGCTGGATCATCGTTACAACTCGGGACTGCAGGCGGAGTTGGGTCACCTGAATGCCAccttgccgccgccgccaccgccgcagCCACAACAGAATCAACAGAACAACCAGAATCCAAGCCAGAACCCAAGTCAAAATCCTAGCCACAATCCAAGTCACAATCCCAGCCAGAATTTAAGTCACAATCCTAGCCAGAATCTAAGTCAGAGTTCCAGCCAGAATCCCAGCCAGAATCCCCATCAAAACCAAAACTTTTTGGTGCCCCAAAAGCAGCGGATATTGACGGCAGGCAGGCGCACCTCCTCGGGCTCCAGCTCGGGCACTGGCTCGGTGGCGGGCCCAGGAACCGATGCCTCCGAGGCAGACTTTGAGGACAAGAATCTCTCCTGGTTGCTCAACTTCAAGTTCGATGAGTTTCCTCACCTGTCGCCGCACCAGGCATTGGGACTGCCGGCGGAGGGCAGTTCTACGCCGACGGCAACGACGGTCAGCACATCGCCCTGTAGTTCTGCATCGCCCACatcctcagcctcagcctcagccacGGCAGCCGGCTCAAGCCATTCCCTGGGATCGACGGTGAtagatcagcagcagcagcagcagcgagttAGATCGCCCAAAAGCTGCGCCAACACGGGGATGGCTACGCTGGCGGGGGCAGGCGATGCAGGAGGAGGTGGTGTTGGTAATGGTGCTggtggagcagctgctggagGAAGTGTGGGATCCACAAAAACGGGACGCAAGTTCGAGGAGCTGGTCATGGAGGTCACCTCGGAGTTGGACGGTAACGATATGATTGTCGCCGAGCATGTGGTCGTCGAGGATACAACGTCCAAGGC GCCAAAGAAACCACCGTTCACCTACACGGAGCTCATCGAATACGCCCTCGAGGACAAGGGTGAGCTGACTGTGTCGGGCATATACCAATGGATATC cgATCGCTTTCCCTATTACAAATCAAACGATGACCGCTGGAAAAACTCGGTGCGACACAATCTCTCCATAAATCCGCATTTTCGCAAGGGCGTTAAGGCGCCCCAAGGTGCTGGCCACCTGTGGGCCATTTCCAGTGGGGATTCCGCTGAAAATGTCCTGGCCTGGGAGCAt AAGAAGCAGCGTTTGGATTTGTTCTTTAAAATGGAGTCCATCAATCGGGAGCGCATtcaacagcatcagcagcagatgcagcagcagcagcaacaacaacagcagcagcagcaacaccatcaacatcagcagcagcagcagcaacacaatTGCCACTctccacagcagcagcatgcaaCGCAGCAACATGCAACTTCCGGCAACAATTGCCTGTATGATGAGGCGGCCGTGGCTGCTGCCACGCTTACCCAGGagatgctgcagcagcaggggCCAGGAGGCAATGGAAGCGATAGCTCCCAGCATCACAGcaaccatcatcatcatcagcagcagcagcagcatcaacaacagcagcagcggttgCTGCCCTTCAATGATCTCCTGAGCGACGATGAGCTGCGAAAGACTGCAGGTCAGATCCTTAATGGAATACATCGCGAGGTGGAGGTTCAGTCGGTGAACTCCATCATCAGTACCTATCACGATGTCTTGCTGGATAATG AAGACTATCTCAATCCCATACACAAGGACGTGGTGGTCACGGAAAGTGGTCTAAGACAACAACATGGCCATCTGGGCCATAGTCTGGgccaaagcagcagcagctcgcaATACTACATCACCGAGATTGATCCCATGGAGCTGGGCATACAGATGTCCCATCAGGTGGAGCCCTCCGAGGAGGAGGTGCTCTTCAGTgatgaatttaatttgaattactTTGGCTATAATCCTGGCAGTGATATTGTCGCCTGA